A genomic window from Tolypothrix sp. PCC 7910 includes:
- a CDS encoding DUF3086 domain-containing protein, with protein MNPEESQTPESIDEWLAQIEEPSKPVAEPEDSSVDSEAETEEQSLLVDSQPDDATLSAPISQIEVEVSPVEPTEDAAELLTPLLPLETVAVRSPRDLQSADNSLYAQAAQQVAELESTKEALKAEIANLQATYKTLQAQVGETQLTLGKIVQESLSQLEQRKQTLQISVEQLERRQERIRNEMRTTFAGASQDLAIRVQGFKDYLTGSLQDLAAAAEQLQLVPPPVIEREKPVVKEVKPAESQSGIPQFAPQQFQDTSKQIRRLIDQYRNKPDYYGPAWQLRRTFEPVHAERVANWFFTQGGRGALRTMGSRLQNILISSAVISILNSLYGDRVRALILSNTPERLGEWRRGLQDCLGIGRPDFGPDRGVVLFETPEAVAQKAERLVKANQMPLIIIDDSEDQISLGLLQFPLWLAFAPDPKTMRNYDDDF; from the coding sequence ATGAACCCAGAGGAATCTCAAACCCCAGAATCGATTGATGAGTGGTTGGCGCAAATAGAAGAGCCGAGCAAGCCAGTTGCAGAGCCAGAAGACTCATCGGTTGACTCAGAGGCGGAAACAGAAGAGCAAAGTTTACTGGTGGACTCACAGCCCGATGACGCAACTTTGTCAGCACCAATTTCCCAAATAGAGGTAGAAGTTTCTCCAGTTGAGCCAACAGAAGATGCGGCTGAGTTACTTACACCATTATTACCATTGGAAACTGTGGCAGTGCGATCGCCAAGAGACTTACAATCCGCAGATAATTCACTATATGCACAAGCAGCACAACAAGTTGCTGAGTTAGAAAGTACCAAAGAAGCTCTCAAAGCCGAAATAGCCAATCTGCAAGCGACTTACAAAACTCTGCAAGCACAAGTTGGGGAAACTCAATTGACATTAGGAAAAATTGTGCAAGAGTCGCTTTCGCAGTTAGAACAGCGCAAACAAACCCTGCAAATTTCTGTTGAACAATTAGAACGTCGTCAAGAACGTATTCGTAATGAAATGCGTACGACATTTGCGGGTGCATCCCAAGACTTAGCAATTCGCGTCCAAGGTTTTAAAGATTATCTCACAGGCAGTTTACAGGATTTAGCTGCCGCCGCCGAGCAGTTGCAGCTAGTACCGCCACCTGTGATTGAACGAGAAAAACCTGTGGTCAAAGAGGTAAAACCTGCTGAATCCCAGTCTGGTATCCCCCAATTTGCACCCCAGCAGTTTCAAGATACTAGCAAGCAAATTCGCCGCCTCATTGACCAATATCGCAACAAACCCGATTATTATGGCCCGGCTTGGCAACTGCGCCGCACCTTTGAGCCAGTCCACGCTGAACGAGTGGCTAACTGGTTTTTTACCCAAGGTGGAAGAGGTGCTTTACGGACAATGGGTAGCCGCTTGCAGAATATATTAATTTCCTCGGCGGTGATTTCGATTCTCAACAGTCTTTATGGCGATCGCGTCCGCGCTTTAATATTATCTAATACACCAGAACGTCTAGGTGAATGGCGACGCGGCTTACAAGATTGTTTAGGAATCGGTCGTCCAGACTTTGGCCCAGATAGAGGGGTAGTATTATTTGAAACTCCCGAAGCTGTAGCACAAAAAGCAGAGCGGTTAGTCAAAGCTAATCAAATGCCTTTAATTATCATCGATGATTCTGAAGACCAAATTAGTCTAGGGTTACTGCAATTCCCCTTGTGGTTAGCCTTTGCCCCAGACCCCAAAACAATGAGAAATTATGATGATGATTTTTAA